One window of Catonella massiliensis genomic DNA carries:
- a CDS encoding CheR family methyltransferase: MSDYESFKKQIYTLSSIDLDAYKEKQMKRRIDSLIAKNGFKTYDDYVKGLKTDKDLYDAFINYLTINVSEFWRNPEQWAILEKDIIPYLMKKDGKNIKIWSAACSTGDEPYSLVMLLLKFVPLNQIKIIATDIDNQVLEKAKMGVYSYNSVKGLPKELLEKHFTKLTATSYKINDDIKSRVEFKKHNLLKDPYPTGCSMIVCRNVVIYFTDEAKNEVFKKFHSVLKPEGVLFVGSTEQIIQSAAIGFKPQYSFFYIKQ, from the coding sequence ATGAGCGATTACGAGAGTTTTAAAAAGCAGATATATACCTTGTCTTCGATTGATTTGGATGCTTATAAAGAGAAACAGATGAAGAGAAGGATAGATTCTCTTATTGCAAAAAATGGATTTAAGACTTATGATGATTATGTAAAAGGATTGAAGACTGATAAAGACCTTTATGATGCGTTTATAAACTATCTAACTATAAATGTATCTGAATTTTGGCGCAATCCTGAGCAGTGGGCTATCCTTGAGAAAGACATAATTCCTTATCTTATGAAGAAGGATGGAAAGAATATTAAAATATGGAGTGCTGCCTGCTCTACAGGTGATGAACCATATTCACTTGTTATGTTGCTTCTAAAATTTGTTCCACTTAACCAGATTAAGATAATTGCTACAGACATAGACAATCAGGTGCTCGAGAAGGCTAAAATGGGAGTGTACAGCTATAATAGTGTGAAGGGCTTACCTAAGGAACTTCTAGAAAAGCATTTCACCAAGCTTACAGCTACTTCTTACAAGATTAATGATGATATTAAGTCAAGAGTTGAATTTAAGAAGCATAATCTCCTTAAAGATCCTTATCCAACAGGCTGTTCTATGATAGTTTGCAGAAATGTAGTAATATATTTTACGGATGAAGCTAAAAATGAGGTATTTAAGAAGTTTCATTCAGTCCTAAAGCCTGAAGGTGTGCTCTTTGTAGGAAGTACAGAGCAGATTATTCAGTCAGCTGCTATAGGATTTAAACCACAGTATTCGTTTTTCTACATCAAACAGTAA
- the plsX gene encoding phosphate acyltransferase PlsX: MIKVALDVMGGDNAPYEIVKGAVLAVNENKELKVYLVGQSAVVHDTLNRLRGEGLEINMNALEIIEASEVITNDEAPVMAIRKKKDSSISVAMRLVKEEKADAFVSAGSTGAVLVGGQLVVGRLKGVERSPLASLIPTQKGVSLLIDCGANVDSRSAHLIQYAVMGSIYMENVIGIKNPKVAIVNVGVEEEKGNALVKETFPLLKSRSDINFVGSIESRQIPYGDADVIVCDAFVGNAILKLFEGVAAVLLEEIKKGLLSTTMSKIGAMLSKKALKNTLSMFDATKHGGAPMLGLNGLVVKTHGNATHNEIKNALIQCISFKNQGINDKIKQYLSE; this comes from the coding sequence ATGATTAAAGTTGCATTGGATGTAATGGGTGGCGATAATGCGCCTTATGAGATAGTCAAAGGAGCTGTCCTTGCTGTTAATGAGAATAAGGAGCTTAAGGTTTATCTTGTAGGTCAGAGTGCGGTCGTTCACGATACGCTTAACAGATTAAGAGGCGAAGGCCTCGAAATCAACATGAATGCACTTGAAATAATAGAGGCGTCTGAGGTTATTACAAATGATGAGGCACCGGTTATGGCAATCAGAAAGAAGAAGGACTCATCGATTTCTGTTGCAATGAGGCTAGTGAAGGAAGAAAAGGCAGATGCCTTCGTTTCTGCTGGTTCTACAGGGGCTGTTCTTGTAGGAGGACAGCTAGTTGTCGGAAGGCTTAAGGGAGTTGAGCGTTCTCCTCTTGCATCACTTATCCCAACGCAAAAGGGTGTATCTTTGCTGATTGACTGTGGAGCCAATGTGGATTCAAGGTCTGCTCACCTTATTCAGTATGCCGTTATGGGTTCAATATATATGGAAAATGTAATCGGTATTAAGAACCCTAAGGTTGCCATAGTGAATGTCGGTGTAGAAGAAGAGAAAGGAAATGCGCTTGTAAAGGAAACCTTCCCGCTGCTCAAATCCCGTTCAGATATTAACTTTGTAGGTAGTATTGAATCAAGACAGATTCCTTACGGAGATGCGGATGTAATAGTGTGTGATGCCTTTGTAGGTAATGCTATATTAAAGCTTTTTGAAGGAGTTGCTGCAGTTCTTCTTGAAGAAATCAAGAAGGGACTTTTAAGTACTACTATGAGTAAGATAGGAGCCATGCTATCAAAAAAGGCACTTAAAAACACATTGTCTATGTTTGATGCTACTAAACATGGCGGAGCCCCTATGCTTGGACTTAATGGACTTGTAGTTAAGACTCACGGCAATGCAACACATAACGAAATTAAAAATGCTCTTATTCAGTGTATCAGCTTTAAAAATCAGGGAATTAACGATAAAATAAAGCAGTACTTATCAGAATAA
- the acpP gene encoding acyl carrier protein, protein MELDKIKEIVAGVLHVDENSITADTKFVDDLGADSLDLTSIVMEIEEQFGIEIPDDAIASIVTVGDAVEKLEEASER, encoded by the coding sequence ATGGAACTGGATAAAATTAAAGAAATTGTTGCAGGAGTACTTCATGTGGATGAAAACAGTATAACTGCAGACACAAAATTTGTAGATGATTTGGGTGCAGACTCACTTGATCTTACATCAATCGTTATGGAGATAGAGGAACAGTTTGGAATTGAAATTCCTGATGACGCTATTGCTTCTATCGTAACGGTTGGCGATGCTGTAGAAAAGCTTGAAGAAGCTAGCGAAAGGTAA
- the rnc gene encoding ribonuclease III gives MSLFIKPEKADKIEQTIGYEFKDRKLLTNAFSHSSFVNEKHLSKSDCNERMEFLGDAVLELATSEFLFNRHKDMQEGELTKLRARLVCEQALAYSAREMDLSDYLLLGHGEAITGGRNRDSILSDALEALIGAIYLDGGLTNAKEFIERHVLNDIEHKKLFFDSKTIFQEMVQSENLGTIKYKLLDEYGPDHDKKFKEAVYIGTREYGIGEGHTKKAAEQVAAYNGILKLKAERGEDSDVPKKC, from the coding sequence TTGAGTTTATTTATTAAACCTGAGAAAGCCGATAAAATCGAACAAACAATAGGATATGAGTTTAAGGATAGAAAGCTCCTTACTAATGCATTTTCTCATAGTTCATTTGTAAACGAAAAGCATCTTTCCAAGTCTGACTGCAACGAGAGAATGGAATTTTTGGGAGATGCGGTATTGGAACTGGCAACGAGTGAATTCCTGTTTAACAGACATAAGGATATGCAGGAGGGTGAGTTAACAAAGCTTCGTGCAAGGCTTGTGTGTGAGCAGGCTCTAGCCTACAGTGCCAGAGAAATGGATTTGTCTGATTATTTGCTTTTAGGACATGGAGAGGCTATAACAGGTGGCAGAAATAGGGATTCTATACTTTCTGACGCACTTGAAGCTCTTATAGGGGCGATTTATCTTGACGGTGGTCTTACTAATGCGAAAGAGTTTATTGAAAGGCATGTATTAAATGATATTGAACACAAGAAACTCTTTTTTGATAGTAAAACTATCTTTCAGGAGATGGTACAGAGTGAGAATCTAGGTACCATCAAATATAAGCTGCTGGATGAATACGGCCCGGACCACGACAAGAAGTTTAAGGAAGCAGTTTATATTGGCACACGTGAGTATGGTATAGGCGAAGGCCATACAAAGAAGGCGGCAGAACAGGTTGCGGCTTATAATGGAATTTTAAAACTAAAGGCTGAAAGAGGAGAAGATAGCGATGTACCTAAAAAGTGTTGA
- the smc gene encoding chromosome segregation protein SMC has product MYLKSVEIQGFKSFANKIVFSFESGITGIVGPNGSGKSNVADAVRWVLGEQSAKQLRGAKMEDVIFSGTEIRKAQSFAYVAITIDNSDKVLPIEYEEVTIARRVYRSGESEYLINGHNCRLKDVSELFLDTGIGKEGYSIIGQGQIEKIISGRPEDRRELFDEAAGITKFKKRKAESIKNLEEESANLARVNDIMSELEGRIGPLARQAEAAKLYLSYRDDLKKYEIINFTNEYDHLADAKSKAESDKALAENNLNEANTKYEGIKEEYEKLEALLNEKSGMIDETSNLIAENQVAREKADGELKLIKEQINSINKNSENNAERLKQAQLKLDNSTKEETEVNLKLNEIITKEDNFAKEESELNEELEAKLGLKANLEKEKEYKLSEKAGKDKEKAEAAGQIELYKANLEQNKIKKLELNQKILRNKETNDGLKSQYDSASEKINELTANLLKLEAVESDAKELIEKFTGDRAKKEKEVSDKQRVILGAKATLNSLMNMAEKYDGYGNAVKRIMEHKKEETGIIGVVADIIKVKPKYETAVETAIGGAIQNVVTDKEATAKRTITWLKENKLGRATFLPLDAMTLHNPGNFGGALNEEGIIGVAASLVEYEPKYAGLVSHILGRTLVADNMDSATRIARKYRYFLRIVTLDGEQLSPGGSISGGAFKNSSNLLGRAREIEEKKEGLVFLENEYEELKKELEGIRASLSDTKQSLAIYKENMSELKVSLNTEINARKQLEHRISETEQGLNEIKLDGINLDKERDFTEKEIKRLSAIIASDDKNEAQSVELDDIIKKIEETDRSIAEINAKINQSKIAESTVLTEKNFINENLVRINRDKQSAEEEISELKKQNEEIAVSLKEKQTEIEKLISEIENLAVEIEAAEKNKKALITEKDAISGSHKSFFNKREEIAELRASLDKEVYKLGGIIEKADASLEAMVGYMLEEYGVTYSEAVKNKVDTDEEYTSFTLKKMINNQKNLIKELGNVNIGAIEEYREVGSRYELLKTQAEDIIKAEDALRVVIEELDRRMREQFDERFKDINEQFNLAFEELFGGGKGRLELTEGEDILEAGIKIIAQPPGKKLQNMMQLSGGEKALTAIALLFAIQNLKPSPFCLLDEIEAALDDSNVTRFADYLHKLTKNTQFIVITHRRGTMNAADVLYGITMQEKGVSTMVSVNLIDADIK; this is encoded by the coding sequence ATGTACCTAAAAAGTGTTGAAATACAGGGGTTCAAATCCTTTGCCAATAAAATTGTCTTTTCCTTTGAAAGTGGCATAACAGGCATAGTTGGACCTAACGGAAGCGGTAAAAGTAATGTTGCTGATGCCGTGAGATGGGTACTTGGTGAGCAGAGTGCAAAGCAGCTTCGTGGAGCAAAGATGGAGGATGTTATCTTCTCAGGTACGGAAATAAGAAAAGCACAGAGCTTTGCCTATGTTGCAATCACCATAGACAATTCAGATAAGGTACTTCCAATAGAATATGAAGAGGTTACAATTGCAAGAAGGGTATACCGTTCAGGAGAAAGTGAATATCTTATTAATGGGCATAACTGCAGGCTTAAAGATGTAAGTGAGCTTTTCCTTGATACAGGTATTGGTAAAGAAGGTTACTCAATTATAGGGCAGGGACAGATTGAGAAGATTATAAGCGGGCGTCCTGAGGACAGGCGTGAGCTTTTTGATGAAGCCGCAGGAATAACCAAGTTTAAGAAAAGAAAAGCTGAATCCATTAAGAATCTGGAAGAGGAAAGCGCTAATCTTGCCAGAGTAAATGATATAATGTCTGAACTTGAAGGGCGGATTGGTCCTCTTGCGAGGCAGGCTGAGGCTGCAAAGTTATATCTTAGTTACAGGGATGACCTAAAGAAATATGAGATTATCAATTTTACCAACGAATATGACCATTTGGCTGATGCTAAATCTAAGGCGGAGTCAGATAAGGCTTTGGCGGAAAACAATCTTAATGAGGCAAATACAAAGTATGAGGGCATAAAGGAAGAGTATGAGAAGCTTGAAGCCTTGTTAAATGAAAAGTCAGGGATGATTGATGAAACTTCAAATCTAATAGCTGAGAATCAGGTTGCAAGAGAGAAGGCTGACGGTGAACTTAAGCTTATAAAGGAGCAGATTAACTCCATAAACAAAAACTCTGAAAACAATGCTGAAAGGCTCAAACAGGCTCAGTTAAAGCTTGATAACAGCACAAAAGAAGAAACCGAAGTGAACCTTAAGCTTAATGAAATTATTACGAAAGAGGATAACTTTGCAAAAGAAGAGTCCGAGCTAAATGAGGAACTGGAGGCTAAACTTGGCTTAAAAGCTAACCTTGAAAAGGAAAAAGAGTATAAGCTTAGCGAAAAGGCAGGAAAAGACAAAGAAAAGGCTGAGGCTGCAGGTCAGATTGAGCTCTATAAGGCAAATCTTGAACAGAATAAGATAAAAAAGCTGGAGCTTAATCAGAAGATACTTAGAAATAAAGAAACAAACGATGGTCTTAAGTCTCAGTATGACTCTGCATCTGAAAAGATTAATGAACTTACTGCAAATCTCTTAAAACTTGAGGCTGTAGAATCTGATGCCAAGGAGCTTATCGAAAAGTTTACAGGAGACAGAGCAAAGAAAGAAAAGGAAGTATCAGATAAGCAAAGGGTTATCCTTGGTGCAAAGGCTACACTTAATTCCCTTATGAATATGGCTGAAAAGTACGATGGATATGGCAATGCCGTAAAGCGTATAATGGAGCATAAGAAGGAAGAAACAGGAATCATAGGTGTTGTTGCTGACATTATAAAGGTTAAGCCAAAGTATGAGACAGCTGTAGAAACTGCAATTGGTGGTGCCATCCAAAATGTAGTCACTGACAAAGAAGCTACTGCAAAGCGAACCATTACCTGGCTTAAAGAAAATAAGCTTGGAAGGGCAACCTTTCTCCCTCTTGATGCTATGACACTTCATAACCCGGGTAACTTCGGCGGTGCACTTAATGAAGAGGGGATAATAGGGGTGGCTGCCTCCCTTGTTGAGTATGAGCCTAAGTATGCAGGTCTTGTAAGCCACATCCTAGGACGTACCCTTGTAGCCGACAATATGGACTCAGCTACAAGAATAGCCAGAAAATACAGGTATTTCTTAAGAATAGTTACCCTGGATGGAGAGCAGCTAAGTCCCGGAGGCTCTATCTCAGGTGGTGCATTTAAAAACTCTAGTAATCTGCTTGGAAGAGCAAGAGAAATTGAGGAGAAGAAGGAGGGACTTGTTTTTCTTGAAAATGAGTATGAAGAGCTTAAAAAGGAGCTTGAAGGCATTAGAGCTTCGCTATCTGATACTAAGCAGAGTCTTGCAATTTACAAGGAAAACATGTCTGAACTTAAGGTTAGCCTTAATACAGAAATAAATGCAAGAAAGCAGCTTGAGCATAGAATATCTGAGACTGAACAAGGGCTTAACGAGATTAAGCTTGATGGTATTAATCTTGATAAAGAGCGTGACTTCACGGAAAAAGAAATAAAAAGACTTAGTGCCATAATTGCTTCTGACGATAAAAATGAAGCGCAGTCTGTAGAACTTGATGATATTATTAAGAAAATTGAAGAGACAGACAGGTCGATAGCTGAGATAAATGCAAAAATAAATCAGTCTAAGATAGCTGAAAGTACTGTACTTACTGAGAAGAACTTCATAAATGAAAATCTTGTAAGAATAAACAGAGATAAGCAATCTGCTGAGGAAGAGATCTCTGAGCTTAAGAAGCAGAACGAAGAAATTGCAGTCAGCCTTAAAGAAAAGCAGACTGAAATCGAGAAGCTTATAAGTGAAATTGAAAACCTCGCTGTAGAAATTGAAGCGGCTGAGAAAAATAAAAAAGCTCTTATTACAGAGAAAGATGCGATATCAGGAAGCCATAAGTCATTCTTTAACAAGCGTGAAGAAATAGCCGAGCTTAGGGCGAGCCTTGATAAAGAAGTGTACAAGCTAGGAGGCATCATAGAAAAGGCTGATGCTAGCCTTGAAGCAATGGTAGGCTATATGCTTGAGGAGTACGGAGTAACGTATTCTGAGGCTGTTAAGAATAAGGTTGATACCGATGAGGAATACACAAGCTTCACCCTTAAGAAGATGATTAACAATCAAAAGAATCTTATAAAAGAGCTTGGAAATGTCAATATAGGAGCTATTGAGGAGTACAGGGAAGTAGGCTCAAGATATGAGCTTCTTAAAACTCAGGCAGAGGACATAATAAAGGCTGAGGATGCCTTAAGGGTGGTTATTGAAGAGCTTGATAGAAGGATGAGAGAGCAGTTTGATGAACGCTTTAAGGACATAAATGAGCAGTTTAATCTTGCCTTTGAAGAGCTGTTCGGAGGTGGTAAGGGGAGGCTTGAGCTTACAGAAGGAGAGGATATACTTGAAGCAGGAATTAAGATAATAGCACAGCCACCGGGAAAGAAACTTCAGAATATGATGCAGCTTTCAGGCGGTGAAAAGGCACTTACTGCTATTGCACTTCTTTTTGCCATTCAGAACCTTAAGCCATCCCCTTTCTGTCTTCTTGATGAGATAGAAGCGGCTCTTGATGACTCCAATGTAACCAGATTTGCGGATTATTTACATAAGCTTACAAAGAACACCCAGTTCATAGTTATTACACATAGAAGAGGTACAATGAATGCCGCAGACGTACTCTACGGTATAACCATGCAGGAAAAGGGTGTATCTACCATGGTTTCGGTTAACCTTATAGATGCTGATATAAAGTAG
- the ftsY gene encoding signal recognition particle-docking protein FtsY, producing the protein MGFFSKLAEGLTKTRNNIMNSVSNIFTGHDIIDDDFYEELEETLIMADLGITTTTSVIENLKDKVKELKIKDPADCKKLLMDSLKEQMQVKPDAYDFENKKSVVLMIGVNGVGKTTSVGKLASQLKNSGKKVLVAAADTFRAGAIEQLTEWARRSDVELIAQSEGSDPAAVVFDAVNAAKARNVDVLICDTAGRLHNKKNLMDELNKIYRIVSKEYPDAAVETLVVVDGTTGQNAKEQARQFSEAAPVNGIVLTKLDGTAKGGIAIAIESELSIPVKYIGIGEKIDDLQKFDAEQFVEALFNVEQYNQ; encoded by the coding sequence ATGGGATTTTTCAGTAAACTTGCAGAAGGACTTACAAAAACCAGAAACAACATAATGAACAGTGTCTCCAACATCTTTACGGGACACGACATAATAGATGATGATTTTTATGAAGAGCTTGAAGAAACTCTTATAATGGCGGACCTTGGGATAACTACAACCACCTCTGTTATCGAGAATTTAAAGGACAAGGTGAAGGAGTTAAAGATAAAGGATCCTGCTGATTGTAAGAAGTTACTTATGGACAGCCTTAAGGAGCAGATGCAGGTAAAGCCTGATGCTTATGATTTTGAAAATAAAAAGTCTGTTGTCCTTATGATAGGTGTAAACGGAGTAGGTAAGACTACATCTGTAGGAAAGCTTGCAAGCCAGCTTAAGAACTCGGGAAAGAAGGTTCTGGTTGCCGCTGCTGATACTTTTAGGGCGGGAGCCATAGAGCAGCTTACTGAATGGGCAAGACGTTCAGATGTGGAGCTCATTGCACAGAGTGAGGGCAGTGATCCAGCTGCTGTTGTATTTGATGCAGTAAATGCTGCGAAGGCCCGTAATGTAGATGTGCTTATCTGCGATACCGCAGGCCGTCTTCACAATAAGAAGAACCTTATGGACGAGCTTAACAAGATATATAGGATTGTGAGCAAGGAATACCCTGATGCTGCAGTTGAGACTCTTGTAGTTGTAGATGGTACAACAGGTCAGAATGCCAAAGAACAGGCAAGACAGTTCTCAGAAGCAGCTCCTGTAAACGGTATAGTGCTAACCAAGCTTGACGGCACTGCAAAGGGCGGTATAGCAATAGCTATAGAGTCTGAGCTTAGCATACCCGTTAAGTATATTGGAATCGGTGAGAAGATAGATGACTTGCAGAAGTTTGATGCAGAGCAGTTTGTGGAAGCTTTGTTTAATGTCGAACAGTATAACCAATAA
- the ilvA gene encoding threonine ammonia-lyase: MMTLEKFEEAAEAVKKVVNPTKLVYSEYFSAQSGNKVYLKPENMQYTGAYKVRGAYYKISTLSEEDRNKGLITASAGNHAQGVAYAAKLFGVKAIVVMPTTTPLIKVNRTKSYGAEVILYGDIYDEACAYALKLAKEDGMTFIHPFDDEVVATGQGTIAMEIFKELPTVDYILVPIGGGGLCAGVSTLAKMLHPDVKIIGVEPAGAACMKASLEAGKVTSLKKVETIADGTAVRTPGTNVFPYIQKNVDEIITIEDEELTLNFLDMIENHKMVVENSGLLTVAAINKLGVTGKKVVSIISGGNIDIITVSSMVQHGLRQRGRIFTVSVLLPDRPGELARVAEVIAELKGNVIRLEHNQFVNINRNAAVELIITMESYGMEHKKEIIDGLGKKGYKPKEVQSKGSLN; the protein is encoded by the coding sequence ATGATGACACTGGAGAAATTTGAGGAAGCTGCTGAGGCAGTGAAGAAAGTTGTTAACCCAACAAAGCTTGTGTACAGTGAGTATTTTTCTGCACAAAGTGGTAATAAGGTGTATCTTAAGCCAGAAAATATGCAGTATACAGGTGCTTACAAGGTTAGGGGAGCATACTATAAGATAAGCACTCTTTCTGAAGAAGACAGGAACAAGGGGCTGATTACAGCTTCTGCAGGTAACCACGCTCAAGGTGTGGCTTACGCTGCCAAACTATTTGGTGTAAAAGCGATAGTTGTTATGCCTACAACAACGCCTCTTATTAAGGTAAACCGCACCAAGTCCTACGGTGCAGAGGTAATTCTATATGGTGATATCTATGACGAGGCCTGTGCCTATGCTCTTAAGCTTGCAAAAGAAGATGGGATGACCTTTATACATCCCTTTGATGATGAAGTAGTTGCTACAGGACAGGGTACTATAGCAATGGAAATCTTCAAGGAGCTTCCAACTGTGGACTACATCCTTGTTCCAATCGGTGGAGGCGGACTCTGTGCAGGAGTATCTACCCTTGCGAAAATGCTTCATCCGGATGTAAAGATAATAGGTGTAGAACCTGCAGGAGCAGCCTGTATGAAGGCTTCTCTTGAGGCAGGAAAGGTCACCAGTCTTAAGAAGGTTGAGACCATAGCTGACGGTACAGCTGTAAGGACACCGGGAACCAATGTATTTCCATATATCCAAAAAAATGTTGATGAAATAATTACAATAGAGGATGAAGAACTTACACTAAACTTCCTTGATATGATAGAGAATCACAAGATGGTGGTTGAGAATTCAGGCCTGCTCACTGTTGCGGCCATAAACAAGCTCGGAGTAACAGGCAAGAAGGTCGTATCCATCATTAGTGGAGGTAATATTGATATAATTACAGTGTCTTCAATGGTTCAGCACGGACTGAGGCAGAGAGGAAGGATATTTACCGTTTCTGTACTTCTTCCTGACCGTCCCGGTGAGCTTGCAAGGGTTGCTGAGGTAATTGCAGAGCTAAAGGGCAATGTAATAAGGCTTGAACATAACCAGTTTGTAAATATCAATAGAAATGCGGCCGTAGAGCTCATTATCACGATGGAATCCTATGGCATGGAGCATAAGAAGGAAATAATTGACGGCCTGGGTAAGAAGGGCTACAAACCGAAAGAGGTGCAGTCTAAAGGAAGTCTTAATTAG